The following are from one region of the Cyclopterus lumpus isolate fCycLum1 chromosome 21, fCycLum1.pri, whole genome shotgun sequence genome:
- the cnmd gene encoding leukocyte cell-derived chemotaxin 1: MRETMDKIPNTTHGSGCFEHCTPLEQSSTSTSAAVSRLVRFGAVALIVGAVLMLCASMAALYLWKVSNENVYNVRYSMNINGEVRQGSVEIDSDNNLERFKTGSGAEEAVEIHDFQIGITGIRFFGGEKCYIKSQIKADLPHMGAHNKESLMFDLTDEVIPVSFDEEFLMWVSAEQPLKDTSFLSNTILGLCGDLPIYWLRPIYSKDGERRKRDTQRAKRQFNTEEMETSAEERSPVSHTEDDTSKVVEEEEGAHSAAGSAYNPENPYHRSGGSGEEDAMTFDTMLDHQGICCAECQRSYTHCQRICEPLRGHWPWPYHYRGCRVACRVIMPCRWWVARILGLV, encoded by the exons ATGAGAGAGACTATGGACAAAATCCCAAATACCACTCATGGATCTGGCTGTTTTGAACACTGCACGCCTCTG GAACAAAGCAGCACTTCGACCTCTGCTGCGGTCAGTCGCCTCGTGAGATTTGGAGCCGTAGCCCTCATTGTCGGTGCAGTGTTGATGTTGTGTGCGTCGATGGCTGCTCTCTACTTGTGGAAAGTCAGCAATGAAAAT GTTTATAATGTCCGTTACAGTATGAACATCAATGGGGAGGTGAGGCAGGGCTCCGTGGAAATTGATTCAGACAACAACCTGGAGAGATTTAAAACTGGGAGTGGAGCTGAGGAAGCTGTGGAGATTCATGACTTTCAAATT GGAATCACCGGAATCCGCTTCTTTGGAggagaaaagtgctatataaaatCCCAAATCAAAGCCGATCTTCCACACATGGGAGCTCACAACAAAGAGTCGCTGATGTTTGACCTG ACTGATGAAGTCATTCCAGTGAGTTTTgatgaggagttcctcatgtggGTTTCTGCAGAACAGCCACTGAAGGACACCAGCTTTCTGAGCAACACAATTCTGGGTCTTTGCGGGGACCTTCCCATTTACTGGCTCCGACCTATTTATTCTAAAG AtggggagagaagaaagagagacacacagcgagCCAAACGGCAGTTTAacacagaggagatggagacatCTGCCGAGGAGAGGAGCCCGGTGAGTCACACGGAAGATGACACCTCCAAAGtcgtggaagaagaggagggggcacACTCTGCTGCGGGGTCAGCGTACAATCCCGAAAACCCTTATCAT CGCAGCGGAGGGTCCGGAGAGGAAGATGCCATGACCTTTGACACCATGTTAGACCACCAGGGGATCTGCTGCGCAGAGTGCCAACGCAGCTACACTCACTGTCAGAGGATATGCGAGCCTCTGCGTGGACACTGGCCCTGGCCTTACCACTACAGAGGATGCCGGGTAGCTTGCCGAGTCATTATGCCCTGTCGCTGGTGGGTGGCACGCATTTTAGGTCTTGTGTAA